The DNA region TTTGTCTGCGATATCTTTTGTGTCTTGTCTAGTACGACAAAAAACAATACTTGGGCCAGAACCATTCTGGAGGATCAATCTATGAAGGGCCTCAAAGCGATATTTACGATCGACTAAATAATAGGATTGTTCAATATCTTCATTTGAAAGACTTTTCTTTTTGCACTTTATAAATTTAGGTTTATTTAAGTTTTTGTTAATGAGATTTACTATTTCATCAGGCATTGTTGCTGAGAACATCCACGTTTTTCTGGCCGCACTAAAACATTCCATAATATGTTGAACATCATCAATAAAGCCCATTTTAAGCATTTCATCGGCCTCATCTAAAATGAGATATTCAGAATTTGAAAAATCTAATTTACCTCTTTCAATAAGATCAATGATTCTTCCGGGAGTTCCTACAATAATTTCAGGTTGTGTTTTTCTAAGTAAATTTATTTGTTTATCATAAGGAGTACCTCCGTATATCAAACAAGTATTCAAATTTAAATAACGACCAAAATTATTAATTTCTTTTTCAACTTGATACGCTAGCTCTCGAGTCGGAGTAAGAATGAGAGCGTGAGTGGGAATCTTTTGATCTTTGATTCTCTCAAGTAGAGGAACAACAAAAGCAGCTGTTTTTCCAGTCCCCGTTTGTGCTTGGCCAACAAAATCTCTATCTGTTTCCAATAGGTATGGAATCGCTTCTTGTTGAATTTCTGTTGGAGTTGTGAAGTTTAAAACTTCAATTGCCCTTAAAATAGGGTCGCATAAATTTAATTCGTTGAATTGCATAAAAAATTTTTCCTTTAAAAAAAAAGACCATAAGGCATTAATACATAGAAAACAAGTACTTTATTAGCATGTGCGTCTATTGTAAATTATACACAAAATGCGCGTCTTAAAATTAAATAATAATGATAGGGTTGAGGTAGTCCTAAATCAGAATGGCACATAAGAGAAAACTTATCGCACTCAGGGCCAAAAAAATTTGTATATTCGTCGTCTAATCCAAAGAAATGTCCAATTTCATGTGCCATCACTCGCATTGACCATAATGGATTCCAGTTCAAGTAGTAGGGACCTCTGGTCAATTTAACAAAATCTATATCTTTAAAATAAGCATTTTCACGACTTGTAACTTCTATATTAAATTTTATTTGAAAAATATATGGATTTTCCATTTCCCAATAAACTGCCGCACCTCTTAAGCGATAAAGAAAATCATCTTGTACAACTTTTGGGTATTTTTTTAAATCTTTGAAATGTACTTTGGTGGTCAGAACAATTTCATCATTTGATAATTTTGAAATATCATAAGCATACTTTCCACCCCACACACCATAATATTTCATTTGACCACGAATTTTTTTTCCGCCTAGAATATTTCTTTCAAATAATTCAACTTTTTTAAAGTGTATCGGGCATCTTTTTATGTCTCTATTTAGTGAGTGCTTAATAACTTTGCATGCGTATGAGTTTTTCGGACACATTTGCTCATTGCCCTCTATTTTGAAAACGATCAACATTAATACAGTAATAATCTTAAGCTGTTTGTAGATAAACATTTGCTAATTCTATAATTTTTATTTACATTCAAGCAACCATCTAAGTCCATATGCATTATTTTTTATCGCTGACAAACATATTTAGATATGAGATATCTTCCTGTGCTCGTTTGAGGTTGGTAGGCAGAATTAAATTAGTAACTTGATTGCTTACGACTGAACAACCAGTAGAAAACGAAATTTAAAATTATTTGGCCCGGTGGTGGAATGGTAGACACAGCGGATTCAAAATCCGGTAAAAAAACACCAAAAATGGCCTCATGGTGGAATGGTAGACACGATTGATTCAAAATCAATTGCTCTTTGAGTGTGCCAGTTCAAGTCTGGCTGAGGCTACCAAAATATTAGGGGGAAGTTTTCATTAACTTCCCCTTTTTATTTTTTGGTAGACTAAAATTGTAATTGGTAGCCTTTTACCTAAATTTTTGACTCCAGCTTCCGATAAACTATCGGAGGTATCAAAAATGGGCAGACACAAAAAATTCAAAAAAGAAGATGTCAGCAAAATTCAAAAATGGCTAAAAGAAGACTTTGAAGAAAGAAAGGTCAAAGGCAGGATAATCTGGAATCATCAAACAGATATTATCTGTAAATGGGGATTGTACTCTGAGGGCGAAGATAAAGAGCCATCAATCAAAAGATTTATCAAAAGAAAAGATGGGAAAACCACTTGGCAGAGACTTAAAAAGAAGTTTTATAAGGATTTCTATCAAAGTCAAAGAGAGCTTGAAAATATTGTAATCTATCTTAATGGATTAGACCCATCAGAACACAGAGCAGGGATTAAATATCGCCTTAAAGAAGGATATATCCCAAGAGTCCATGTCATAAATTTTTGTAGAGAAATTAAGAACAACTTTTTAAATGATGACAAAAAAGATATTGAAAATAGAATTAATGGCTTTATCAATTACGGCCTCAACTGGTTTCAAAATAAGACTCACAAAGTTAATGAATGGAAAAAATATGATAAGAAATGGGGCCAATGCCTGTTAAATTATAATGAAGATATTAAAGATTCAGACAGAATCTTTCCACTTGGAGAGCTTAGAAGTAAAAATACTATTATAAGAGTTATTTGGCTTATGAATAAGTTTATGGAATACCTCCATCAACAATACCCAAACAAATATCCCCCTACCTATTTTGACCCTATTACTAATTCTCAATTTAGAAGTCTTGAAATGATTAGAAAGCAAAGAGGATTAGTCAGAGATAGAAAACATATAAAAAGCGAACATTGGGAAATTATCAAAAGAAATATTGAAAATGACCCACATCTAAAAATTATAGAAATTTGTTATGAGTTTGGACTTAGAAGAAGTGAGGCTTTGGCCCTATCATCAGTTGAAAATTTATTCAAAGATAATTTATTCGTCAAAGAACAAGTCAAATGTATTGATTATACAAATGGAGTAATGACAAGAATCTTTAAACCTACCAAAACGGGAGAGACCAGAAGAATTCCATATAAAGCTTCTATAAGTGAAATTTCAATAAAAAGGATTGCAACAATTATTGATACATTTGAGTTTATATCTCCAAATCAACTTACTAAAAAGTGGCGGGCCTTAATGAATGAATTAAATCTTGATTATGATATCCACGATTGCAGGCATTCGTTTTGCAGAAACCTCTTTAAAATCAAGAACTTAGACATCAAAACTGCCATGGAGTATTCTGGCCACAAAGAACTACAAAGCATTAATGGCTATCTCAGAAGTAAATCTGAATTTAGTGAAGAAAAATTAAATTTAAGAGATTTCAGAGTTGTAGCCTAAAACATTGGCCATCTATTGCAGATGGCCTTTTTCATATTGTTTAATAAAATCCATTAATAATCTTCCCAATACATCAAGTGAAATTATTAAATGCCCTGTTGAGAGAGTCTCATTTTGATTCTTTTTATCAGGATTGAGATTAATAATTAAATGTTCTTGTAAAATTGAATTTTGATTTAAGTAAAATTCAAAGTAAGTTCTTTGTTTTTCATCAGATAAATTTTGAATAAAGTCTTTCGCTTTCACACAGTTCTTTAAAGTTAAATCGGCCATAAAACCTCCATTAAAGTCTTTATATGCTTAATAAGGTTTTTAATATCAATGATTGCAAAGCAACTTGCGAAGTCATTTAAATTAAAAAAATTTGAGCTATCAAAAAAAATGGAGATTTTAAAAGATTTCTTCCATTTAAATTACAACCATAAAAAAGGAGGACTAATTATGGAAATTTTAAAAGACAAAGAAATTATTATTAAGTTTGTTGAAAAAGCAGATTTTGAAACAAAAGATGGAAAAGTTGAGATGGACAAAGTTTGGTTTGTTTATGAAGGAAAGATGAAATATGACAATAGAGTTAAAAAGGAAAAGCTAAAAGAAGGTAATCTATTTTGTGATATTGAGCTTAGAGTTGATAAGAGAAAAGGGGAATTCAAATATGTCATCCACCCTAAAGTAAAAAAATAAGGGGGGCTTTGATGATTAAACATATAGAAAATATTTATTCAAAAAAGAAAAGAACAAAACAAATTAAGGAATATTTTGGCCTATCTGATAGCTTCAAGATAAAAAATTTTAAACACGGCTATTATCTCAAAAATGCCTTAATTTCAGTTGAAGACCTTGAAAAAAATAAAGAAATACTATCAGATATATTTTCCAGTGAGATTTTTCTCATAAAAAGAATATCCAAAAAATACGGAAATGATTTTATCGCAATATACACAAAGGGGTATAAAAAGAGAAAATATAATGGGGAAGTTTCAACAACTCCCCTATCCTCTATGGTTGGATATGATTTTGAAGGGGATTTATATAATCGCCCTTTTTCACACTCTTTTATTAATAAACCTATCATCTATATTGGAGGTGGAATTGGAGCAGGAAAATCAATTCAAGGAAATATTATTCTAAAAAGTTTTCTTCTTCAAAATGAGGATTATAAAGCCATAATTATTGACCCTAAAAGTACGGATTTCTTTAAACTATCAAAAGAATTTTCTAACAGAGCTAAAATAATAAAACCTAAAAATATATTGGACTTTAAAAATATTCTTACAGAGCTTATCAATATTGAGAATGAAATCTTGAACTTTCAAAATCAATTAACTAAAAGGAAAATAATTGTCTCAAATTGGAATAAGCTTTCAAGTAGGCCTAAATATATAATGCTAATAGATGAGGCCAGTGAGATTATCCCAAGAGTATCAATAAACAAAAATACTCCAGATGATGAAAAAGAGATTATTACAGTTCAGATTGAAATCGCTAAGATTTTAAAAAGGATGATAAAGCTTTATCGCTATACCAGTTCATTTTTTCTTATCCTTTTAAATCAAGATACTAAGGTTGATAGTATTAATATTGGATGGGAAAATATCAAAACTAAAATTCTGTATAATCAACCAACTACTCAACAATCAATACAATTGGTTGGTAGCTCAATTCTTAAAGACAATACTCTTTTTAATGGTAAAGGATATTATATTTCAGAAGGGATTATTAAAAAATTTCAAGCACCTTTTTTTAATACCGAATTTAGAGAGATAGAAAAAATACCCCAATATAATTCTCAAAAAATTAATAAAATTATTAAGAAAAAGCTCAAAGATTTTCATAAAGGATTTGTAAGTCAAAAATCTCAAGAGAAATTTAAATTTGTATCGCTGAGTGAATATGAAATCAGACAATTAGGAAAAAATTATTATCACTATTATTTGAGTTTATTACCAGAATTAAGAAAAGAGGCCATAAGGGAGATTAATGGAAAATAGTCATATTCTTATCCATTTTGAACCCTCTATAGATACGGAATATATCGCTTTTAAAAGTGATGGCCTTAATATTAAAAATGAGTCTCAAACAAATAAATTTAATGAGGTTGCTGAAGAGCTTGGATTAGTAGAAAACCATAAAAATGAGTATTTAATTAATTACCAAAGTAATAGAGAATTTCGTCATAGAATGAGTTTTTATAAAGTTAGAAATCAAAGTTCAATTCATAAAATTATGTTTAATTTTGATTCTAATTTCCATATCAATACGGAGTCTGAATTCAATAAATCAAAAATTCATAAGATAATGGCAAAAAAATTTAGAAAAACGACTCCATCAATTCAAAGAATAGATATCTATCAGGATTTATTAACACAAAGAAATACTCAAATTTTTGATATATTTCCTAACATTTTCGACACAAAGAAATATAAAATCCTATCTAAAGGAATCAATATTAATGTAGGCCACAATGACCCAGAAGACCCTAATCGCATTACCCATATTGAATTAAGTATCTATCGTAGAGCCAAATTAAAAATTTACGACAAAACAAATTCCATCAAAAGACTTCTTAAAAATGATGAAATGACTTATGAGGAATATAAAAAATACGAAGAAAGATACGGAACTGATGAAAGTGGAAACTTAAATCAAGTTTGGCGAATTGAGTTATCACTTTCAAATGATTATTGTGATATGGCGAATACTCTTCTTTTAAAGGCCAGGGTTGAAAAATGGGATGAAAATCATATTCAATGGGCCTATCGTCAGATATTGGCCCATTTCGCCAGTAATCATCGTATTGTTGAAATTGATACAATTCCTGAAAATGGAAATATCTATCAAGCTAAGACCTGTCCAATATATGAAAAATATATGTTTTTGAATGACAAAGCTGGAACTTTAACAAAATTAAAAAGATTCATCGCTAAAATGGATGAACTTCCAGAAGAAACCTTATCGTCTTTTGTATCTTCACCAAGCCCAAAAAGAACTATTGATAGTTATGCAAAAAGTTCAGCTAAAAAAATTCTTGGAACAAAAGATTGCCAGAAAAATACCAAAGCATTATACCGTTATTTTTGTAGAAGGTTAAAACGACATCTTGCTACAGAAAAAAGAAATTTATATACCAAATATTATCATTACTACCTTCAAAAAGCTTTTCTATCAGTTGATGTCAATGAAAAGGAATATTGGAAAAACGAAGCAATCAGGGCCAGAGATGAAGGATTCTTGGAATATCATCTTCCAGATGAGTCCTTTCATGGATGGGATGGAGAAAGAAAGTTAGATATCGTAAAAAAAGACCTTAAAGAAATAGATTTGGTAGAAGCTCTATTCAATTCTTAGTAAATTTTTTTGATTTTTTCTATATATACGAGTGATTTACCAAAATCTTTGTGAAAATTAATTGAAGCGACTTGAAAAGGAGCGGAAATTATTTTGAACAAAGGATATGTCGGCAATGCTTAATATGTATTGCCGACATTATGACTCAAACAATAAATAAAGACAGTCATCTACAAAAAAAATATGAAATGTGAGACAATTCATATAAATAAAAAATTAGATACTACACGGAGGTGGTATGAGTAAAAATGATGCTGTAAAAGCTCAAATTCTAGATCTTGCAAAAAAATATAGAAAGAATCTTGAAGAGAAAATTCAGAATCGAAAAAAAGAAATGGAAGAAGATGATTTATCTCACCACCAACTTTACTCCGTGCTAGGTATAGATAGCGATAAGGGAAACCAAATAGATGTATATCAAAATATCGGGAGGTTTTTATACAAATATTCTGGCTCATTTTTAGAAGAAGCAGCAGTGATATGTTTTCAAGCAAAGTTCCCAAAGGCAAAAAAGGTTAAAATACCAAACACAATCAGCCTAAAACCAAAAACTTTTGAGATAGACTGCTTAGTAAACAAAATAGCTTATGAAATCAAATGGCGAGATGCAACAACAGATGGAGACCACATCACCAAAGAGCATAACAGAGTAAAAAATATAAAAAATGCAGGATATACACCTGTAAGAATAATGTTTTATGAACCAAATAGAGGCCAAGCAATTAAAATCCAACAGAAACTCAAGTCCATTTACGAGAGTGTAAGCGGTGAATACTACTCAGGTTTGAATGCATGGGAGTATATATATGAGAAGACAGATATTGATTTAAATAGTATGTTAAAAGAAATAAGTGAAATGATAGATTTTATGGAGATATAAATGCTTGTAAACAAAGACTGTATTAATGCATTAGAAGATATAAAAGCCAAGTCAATAGATTTAATTTAC from Halobacteriovoraceae bacterium includes:
- a CDS encoding DEAD/DEAH box helicase; the protein is MQFNELNLCDPILRAIEVLNFTTPTEIQQEAIPYLLETDRDFVGQAQTGTGKTAAFVVPLLERIKDQKIPTHALILTPTRELAYQVEKEINNFGRYLNLNTCLIYGGTPYDKQINLLRKTQPEIIVGTPGRIIDLIERGKLDFSNSEYLILDEADEMLKMGFIDDVQHIMECFSAARKTWMFSATMPDEIVNLINKNLNKPKFIKCKKKSLSNEDIEQSYYLVDRKYRFEALHRLILQNGSGPSIVFCRTRQDTKDIADKLLAKGIMADCLNGDLSQGQREYAMNKFKSGRTDVLVCTDVAARGIDVTGLEVVYNFGLPLDNESYVHRIGRTGRAGAKGLAQSIVTNNEMGLLRKIEKTINHRIKRSDVPKNTDLKSKIVSQKIEKISKIKESVVSKGNEFKVDSSFGIFLNEFDNCSKDDLQKIFFTLLFNKEFHDVDRFGDVDFSDKKRSDFSARKQRPGRGSSDNRRRSFSQRSHDRKDDSSKGRRPRSRRA
- a CDS encoding tyrosine-type recombinase/integrase; protein product: MGRHKKFKKEDVSKIQKWLKEDFEERKVKGRIIWNHQTDIICKWGLYSEGEDKEPSIKRFIKRKDGKTTWQRLKKKFYKDFYQSQRELENIVIYLNGLDPSEHRAGIKYRLKEGYIPRVHVINFCREIKNNFLNDDKKDIENRINGFINYGLNWFQNKTHKVNEWKKYDKKWGQCLLNYNEDIKDSDRIFPLGELRSKNTIIRVIWLMNKFMEYLHQQYPNKYPPTYFDPITNSQFRSLEMIRKQRGLVRDRKHIKSEHWEIIKRNIENDPHLKIIEICYEFGLRRSEALALSSVENLFKDNLFVKEQVKCIDYTNGVMTRIFKPTKTGETRRIPYKASISEISIKRIATIIDTFEFISPNQLTKKWRALMNELNLDYDIHDCRHSFCRNLFKIKNLDIKTAMEYSGHKELQSINGYLRSKSEFSEEKLNLRDFRVVA
- a CDS encoding ApaLI family restriction endonuclease, translating into MSKNDAVKAQILDLAKKYRKNLEEKIQNRKKEMEEDDLSHHQLYSVLGIDSDKGNQIDVYQNIGRFLYKYSGSFLEEAAVICFQAKFPKAKKVKIPNTISLKPKTFEIDCLVNKIAYEIKWRDATTDGDHITKEHNRVKNIKNAGYTPVRIMFYEPNRGQAIKIQQKLKSIYESVSGEYYSGLNAWEYIYEKTDIDLNSMLKEISEMIDFMEI